In a single window of the Deinococcus aetherius genome:
- a CDS encoding chloride channel protein, with protein MLPVRSPLPRAVRTRLETGRLVVLSVVLGALVGGLCIPLRLGLDLLLRLGAEVTGYSPPGTPGEGGLLMAFVGTALPWGLLALPLVGAACAWLVPRDTGDPLAQLVGGYHARGQWPAPPRQLLTLAGTLLGYGVGLLVGRDAPFTVVGQLGARVLRRATRLDAVETRTLTLAGAAAGLGAVLHAPLAAAVLVTEVLYRRFEFEFEVLMPCVLASVAAYAVYGAVFGFTPLFSVEALQVPGLPQGLRLAGVALAVTLAGWASLLACRVVPGSWTTGPQRVVLGGAFGLLTAALAALGTPAVLGDGSGWVQLGLAGLLGPEAVGVGAWRWLLLALGARLAFGGGVLPSVGVGGLLGTGLATWLGVDPAVGALVGAVAFLTTTLNVPVAAALLAVAWGGDAMLPTALLTAGLAHLISGESGLLPGQARSRAASAVHAGGAVTLLPEGVRLAPRRSPDGATGTPLDAPAGPGSPTPLASDRELYRRAVPTGWQGARLSVLALPPGVEVVGVVREGTVRLPRPELRLTTEDELVFLARPEAYAALEGVLRLPG; from the coding sequence ATGCTCCCCGTGCGTTCCCCCCTGCCCCGCGCCGTCCGGACCCGCCTGGAGACCGGGCGGCTGGTCGTCCTGAGCGTGGTGCTCGGTGCCCTGGTGGGGGGGCTGTGCATCCCGCTGCGGCTGGGGCTTGACCTGCTGCTGCGCCTGGGAGCGGAGGTCACGGGCTACTCGCCCCCCGGCACCCCCGGCGAGGGCGGGCTGCTGATGGCCTTTGTCGGGACGGCGCTGCCGTGGGGACTGCTCGCCCTGCCCCTCGTGGGGGCCGCCTGCGCGTGGCTGGTCCCCAGGGACACGGGTGATCCCCTGGCTCAGCTCGTGGGGGGCTACCACGCGCGGGGGCAGTGGCCCGCCCCGCCCCGGCAACTCCTGACGCTGGCGGGCACGCTGCTGGGCTACGGGGTCGGGCTGCTGGTGGGCCGCGACGCTCCCTTCACGGTGGTCGGGCAACTCGGCGCGCGGGTGCTGCGCCGGGCCACCCGGCTCGACGCGGTGGAGACGCGCACCCTGACGCTGGCGGGGGCGGCGGCGGGGCTGGGGGCGGTCCTCCACGCACCGCTGGCGGCGGCGGTCCTCGTCACCGAGGTCTTGTACCGCCGCTTCGAGTTCGAGTTCGAGGTGCTGATGCCCTGCGTGCTCGCCTCGGTGGCGGCGTATGCCGTGTACGGCGCGGTCTTCGGGTTCACGCCCCTCTTCAGCGTGGAGGCCCTCCAGGTGCCCGGCCTGCCCCAGGGGTTGCGCTTGGCGGGGGTGGCATTGGCGGTGACGCTGGCGGGCTGGGCGTCCCTCCTCGCCTGCCGGGTGGTGCCGGGCTCCTGGACGACCGGGCCGCAGCGCGTGGTCCTGGGCGGCGCCTTCGGCCTGCTCACGGCGGCGCTGGCCGCCCTGGGCACCCCCGCCGTGCTGGGGGACGGGTCGGGCTGGGTGCAGCTCGGGCTGGCGGGCCTCCTGGGGCCCGAGGCGGTGGGGGTGGGCGCGTGGCGCTGGCTGCTCCTCGCGCTGGGGGCGCGTCTGGCCTTCGGGGGGGGCGTGCTGCCGTCGGTCGGGGTGGGCGGGCTGCTGGGCACCGGGCTGGCGACGTGGCTGGGGGTGGACCCGGCGGTGGGCGCGCTCGTCGGGGCGGTCGCCTTCCTGACGACCACCCTGAACGTGCCCGTGGCGGCGGCGCTGCTGGCGGTCGCCTGGGGCGGGGACGCCATGCTGCCCACCGCCCTGCTCACGGCGGGGCTGGCCCACCTGATCAGCGGCGAGTCGGGGCTGCTGCCCGGTCAGGCCCGCTCCCGCGCCGCGAGTGCCGTCCACGCCGGGGGCGCGGTGACACTTCTGCCCGAGGGGGTCCGGCTGGCCCCCCGCCGCTCCCCGGACGGCGCGACCGGCACCCCGCTCGACGCCCCGGCCGGGCCGGGCAGCCCCACCCCCCTCGCCTCCGACCGCGAGCTGTACCGGCGTGCGGTGCCGACGGGTTGGCAGGGCGCCCGGCTCTCCGTGCTGGCCCTGCCCCCCGGGGTGGAGGTCGTGGGCGTCGTGCGGGAGGGCACCGTGCGCCTTCCCCGCCCGGAACTGCGCCTCACCACCGAGGACGAGCTCGTGTTTCTGGCGCGGCCCGAGGCGTACGCCGCCCTCGAAGGCGTGCTGCGGCTGCCGGGCTGA
- a CDS encoding phosphoenolpyruvate carboxylase produces MGIRSDVNVLGRTLGQVLKEQEGEAFFDLVERTRALVRDVRAGGDDAELRALLSGLDASGAENLVRAFSWYFQLVNLAEEYERVRVLSGIQGVRPQSIEQALVDLRAQGVSAEEAEELIARLDLGLTFTAHPTEMRRRTIRHHLVEVARDIPTLDEAGQERVAAHVEAMWSTPELRRLRPTVLDEVKGGLTYVASIAQALPNLQRDLARGFRQVYGRDTDARLPLSFSSWMGGDRDGNPFVTPEATREALSLHRERARELLLASIRQAYSDLSQDETGSQGQGQEPYRQELQKLHNAIRDGERVELLPRLEALQARLHADGQHRSADQLLTPLLAVARVFGQHLVSLDVREHSAQTGAAVARLLAEAGVEPDYGNLPEHAKQELLTRELRSRRPLWPAGAALPEELEMAVGPIREVQAATRLVGPRAFGRYVISMSESVSDVLEPLLLAREVGFRVLPVPLFETLADLSRAPQVVWELLSLPEYRAVLGGDVQEIMLGYSDSNKDTGFLAANWALHEAQRKISDVCRRAGVRWRFFHGRGTSIGRGGGPASRAILGQPAGTIDVGLRITEQGEALADKYSHPVLARRNLEQALYGLMLAAARPAQDPPAEWTGAMDRAAKASAAAYRALVDDPAFIPFFEDVTPIHEIARLNIASRPVRRPGAPSLSNLRAIPWVMSWTQNRANLPGWYGLAEGLRELGPELARTMYAGWPFFRTILDNAQMSLAKSDFLIFGEYLRLTENHDLAARLKETFDETVCLVQEAVGAELLANEPRLRESIGLRNPYIDPIHRIQAELLCRARSSEGGLDEFERPLMVSLQGIAAGVRNTG; encoded by the coding sequence ATGGGCATTCGCAGTGACGTGAACGTGCTCGGCCGCACGCTCGGGCAGGTCCTCAAGGAGCAGGAGGGCGAGGCCTTTTTCGACCTCGTGGAGCGCACCCGGGCCCTCGTGCGCGACGTGCGGGCGGGCGGGGACGACGCGGAACTGCGCGCCCTGCTCTCGGGGCTCGACGCTTCAGGAGCCGAGAACCTGGTGCGCGCCTTCTCCTGGTACTTCCAGCTCGTGAACCTCGCCGAGGAGTACGAGCGGGTGCGGGTGCTCTCGGGCATCCAGGGGGTGCGGCCCCAGAGCATCGAGCAGGCGCTGGTGGACCTGAGGGCCCAGGGGGTCAGCGCTGAGGAGGCCGAGGAGTTGATCGCGCGGCTCGACCTGGGGCTCACCTTCACCGCGCACCCCACCGAGATGCGGCGGCGCACGATCCGCCACCACCTCGTCGAGGTGGCCCGCGACATCCCCACCCTCGACGAGGCGGGGCAGGAGCGGGTCGCCGCCCACGTCGAGGCGATGTGGAGCACGCCCGAACTTCGGCGCCTGAGGCCCACCGTCCTCGACGAGGTGAAGGGTGGCCTGACCTACGTGGCGAGCATCGCCCAGGCGCTTCCCAACCTGCAACGCGACCTCGCGCGGGGCTTCCGGCAGGTGTACGGGCGGGACACGGACGCCCGGCTCCCCCTCTCCTTCTCCTCGTGGATGGGCGGGGACCGCGACGGCAACCCCTTCGTGACCCCGGAGGCGACCCGCGAGGCTTTGAGTCTGCACCGCGAGCGGGCGCGCGAGTTGCTGCTGGCCTCCATCCGGCAGGCGTACTCGGACCTCAGCCAGGACGAGACGGGCTCGCAGGGGCAGGGGCAGGAGCCGTACCGCCAGGAGTTGCAGAAGCTGCACAACGCGATCCGGGACGGGGAAAGGGTCGAACTGCTTCCCCGCCTCGAAGCCCTCCAGGCGCGGCTCCATGCCGACGGTCAGCACCGCAGCGCCGACCAGCTCCTCACGCCGCTCCTCGCGGTAGCGCGGGTATTCGGCCAGCACCTCGTGAGCCTCGACGTGCGCGAGCACAGCGCGCAGACGGGGGCGGCGGTCGCGCGGCTGCTCGCGGAGGCGGGGGTGGAGCCGGACTACGGGAACCTCCCCGAGCACGCCAAGCAGGAACTGCTCACCCGCGAACTGCGCTCCCGCCGTCCCCTCTGGCCCGCCGGGGCGGCCTTGCCGGAGGAGTTGGAGATGGCCGTCGGCCCCATCCGCGAGGTGCAGGCGGCGACCCGGCTCGTGGGTCCCCGCGCCTTCGGGCGGTACGTCATCAGCATGAGCGAGAGCGTGTCGGACGTGCTCGAACCCCTCCTGCTCGCCCGAGAGGTGGGCTTCCGGGTGCTGCCGGTGCCCCTCTTCGAGACGCTGGCCGACCTCTCCCGCGCGCCGCAGGTCGTGTGGGAACTCCTCAGCCTGCCCGAGTACCGCGCGGTGCTGGGCGGGGACGTGCAGGAGATCATGCTAGGCTACAGCGACTCGAACAAGGACACGGGCTTTCTGGCAGCGAACTGGGCGCTGCACGAGGCCCAGCGGAAAATCAGCGACGTGTGCCGCCGGGCGGGGGTGCGCTGGCGGTTTTTCCACGGGCGCGGCACGAGCATCGGGCGGGGGGGCGGCCCGGCGAGCCGCGCGATCCTGGGGCAGCCCGCCGGGACCATCGACGTGGGGCTGCGGATCACCGAGCAGGGGGAGGCGCTGGCGGACAAGTACAGCCACCCGGTCCTCGCCCGACGCAACCTCGAACAGGCGCTCTACGGCCTGATGCTCGCCGCCGCCCGCCCCGCGCAGGACCCGCCCGCCGAGTGGACGGGGGCGATGGACCGGGCCGCGAAGGCGAGCGCCGCCGCCTACCGCGCCCTGGTGGACGACCCGGCCTTCATCCCCTTCTTCGAGGACGTGACGCCCATCCACGAGATCGCCCGGCTGAACATCGCCTCGCGGCCCGTGCGGCGGCCCGGGGCGCCGAGCCTCTCGAACCTGCGCGCGATCCCCTGGGTGATGAGCTGGACGCAGAACCGCGCGAACCTCCCCGGCTGGTACGGCCTCGCCGAGGGGCTGCGCGAACTCGGCCCGGAGCTGGCCCGCACGATGTACGCCGGGTGGCCCTTCTTCCGCACGATTCTCGACAACGCGCAGATGAGCCTCGCCAAGAGCGATTTCCTGATCTTCGGCGAGTACCTGCGGCTCACCGAGAACCACGACCTCGCCGCGCGGCTGAAGGAGACGTTCGACGAGACCGTCTGCCTGGTGCAGGAGGCGGTGGGCGCCGAACTGCTGGCGAACGAGCCCCGGCTGCGCGAGAGCATCGGGCTGCGCAACCCGTACATCGACCCCATCCACCGCATCCAGGCCGAGCTGCTGTGCCGCGCCCGCTCGTCGGAGGGGGGCCTGGACGAGTTCGAGCGTCCGTTGATGGTCAGCCTCCAGGGCATCGCGGCGGGGGTGCGGAACACGGGGTGA
- a CDS encoding Stf0 sulfotransferase family protein → MEGPQPDLCYTIWFSQRTGSTLLCEALGSTGVAGRPAEWLNDRDPRTTTLRDLQEMLRAGTTQGGVFGLKYGPDQRFGQWIQTFRRELALPPEMPRPDVWQAMFPNSRHLYMTRRNKVRLAVSWWRAIVSGEWHRRHGQAPQDGDLQGRYSFDAINHLFAECSLREAAIEEFFAEGGILPLTLVYEDFIRDYEGTVRAVLTHLDLPTRVPVAPPAFTRLADALTEEWVQRFREERQAGWSNTFW, encoded by the coding sequence GTGGAAGGCCCGCAGCCCGACCTCTGTTACACGATCTGGTTCTCCCAGCGGACGGGCAGCACCCTGCTCTGCGAAGCCCTGGGGTCCACGGGCGTCGCGGGACGACCCGCAGAATGGCTCAACGACCGTGATCCAAGGACGACGACGCTCCGCGACCTCCAGGAGATGCTGCGGGCGGGCACCACACAGGGCGGCGTGTTCGGTCTGAAGTACGGGCCAGATCAGAGGTTCGGGCAGTGGATACAGACCTTCCGCCGGGAACTGGCCCTCCCCCCGGAGATGCCCCGCCCGGACGTTTGGCAGGCCATGTTCCCCAATTCCCGGCACCTCTACATGACGCGCCGCAACAAGGTCCGGCTGGCCGTCTCGTGGTGGCGGGCCATCGTGTCGGGCGAGTGGCACCGCAGGCACGGGCAGGCGCCGCAGGACGGGGACCTGCAAGGCCGCTACTCCTTCGACGCGATCAACCACCTGTTCGCCGAGTGCAGCCTGCGCGAGGCAGCCATAGAGGAGTTCTTCGCCGAGGGGGGCATCCTGCCCCTCACGCTCGTCTACGAGGACTTCATCCGCGACTACGAGGGGACGGTTCGCGCGGTGCTGACGCATCTGGACCTCCCCACCCGCGTTCCCGTCGCTCCCCCGGCGTTCACGCGGCTCGCGGACGCGCTGACGGAGGAATGGGTGCAACGGTTCCGGGAGGAACGTCAGGCGGGCTGGAGCAATACCTTCTGGTGA
- a CDS encoding MFS transporter, with amino-acid sequence MSAVRPLPRHEPWNRDERLGILNGWLVLLGDGFLNVSVVLAGFAARLGAPNAVIGLLPAIAGGGWMLPQLLVASKVRPLPYKLPVYRSAALVRMLSYLAMAVVAATLAGRPALCLALFVLAMLTNALASGVAGLPFLEVVSKVVPQGRRARFFGTRNLYGGLLAFGAGLGVRWILASGLAFPLNYALIFLLGAVAYTVGYGVFGRVTEPPDPPQPPGRLWDEVRAIPSTLADGHFRAFLRVRLLLAAASLGDPFYAVYALRELGYPAATLGVFVMTLTGVAPLSNLFWQRVAERKGSRRIIRYASVSAALAPLTALTVGALGLGTWAYLFVFLFSSVAAQGFNLGHTNHLLNISPPEHRSRYIGTLNTLVGTALFAPVVGGVIADGLGYRTVFGLAAVLFAAAWWQCGKLRRDA; translated from the coding sequence GTGTCTGCCGTCCGCCCCCTCCCCCGCCACGAGCCCTGGAACCGCGACGAGCGGCTGGGCATCCTCAACGGCTGGCTGGTGCTGCTGGGCGACGGCTTCCTGAACGTGTCGGTCGTGCTGGCGGGCTTCGCGGCGCGGCTGGGGGCGCCGAACGCCGTGATCGGCCTGCTGCCCGCCATCGCGGGGGGCGGGTGGATGCTGCCGCAGCTCCTCGTCGCTTCAAAGGTCCGGCCCCTGCCCTACAAGCTCCCCGTGTACCGCTCGGCGGCACTCGTGCGGATGCTCTCGTACCTGGCGATGGCCGTCGTCGCGGCGACGCTGGCGGGGCGCCCCGCCCTCTGCCTCGCCCTCTTCGTCCTGGCGATGCTGACGAACGCCCTCGCCTCGGGCGTGGCGGGGCTCCCCTTCCTGGAGGTCGTGAGCAAGGTCGTGCCCCAGGGGCGGCGGGCCCGCTTCTTCGGCACGCGCAACCTGTACGGCGGCCTGCTCGCCTTCGGGGCGGGGCTGGGGGTGCGCTGGATTCTCGCGTCCGGGCTGGCCTTCCCGCTGAACTACGCGCTGATCTTCCTCCTCGGCGCCGTCGCGTACACCGTGGGGTACGGCGTGTTCGGCCGGGTGACCGAGCCCCCCGACCCGCCCCAGCCCCCCGGCAGGCTGTGGGACGAGGTGCGGGCGATCCCCTCCACGCTCGCCGACGGGCACTTCCGCGCCTTCCTGAGGGTGCGGCTGCTCCTCGCGGCGGCGAGCCTGGGGGACCCCTTCTACGCCGTGTACGCCCTGCGCGAACTCGGCTACCCGGCGGCCACCCTGGGCGTCTTCGTGATGACCCTGACCGGGGTGGCCCCCTTGTCGAACCTCTTCTGGCAGCGGGTGGCCGAGCGCAAGGGGTCGCGGCGCATCATCCGGTACGCGTCCGTCTCGGCGGCGCTCGCTCCCCTCACGGCGCTGACGGTGGGGGCGCTGGGGCTGGGAACGTGGGCGTACCTGTTCGTCTTCCTGTTCTCCAGCGTGGCGGCGCAGGGCTTCAACCTCGGGCACACCAACCACCTGCTGAACATCTCGCCGCCCGAGCACCGCAGCCGCTACATCGGCACCCTGAACACGCTGGTGGGCACGGCCCTCTTCGCCCCGGTGGTGGGCGGTGTCATCGCCGACGGCCTCGGCTACCGCACGGTGTTCGGCCTCGCCGCCGTGCTGTTCGCCGCCGCCTGGTGGCAGTGCGGCAAGCTGCGCCGGGACGCCTGA
- a CDS encoding amino acid ABC transporter ATP-binding protein gives MTQLSTSTQPTSTSAPAAGPIIVAQDVQKHFGNFHALRGVSMSVRPGEVVVIIGPSGSGKSTFIRTINALDPHDGGSITVDGIPLQGARNLDAIRREVGMVFQSFNLFPHLTVLENITLAPIRVRKTSKAEAEKRGLELLRRVGIEEQAHKYPAQLSGGQQQRVAIARALAMDPKVMLFDEPTSALDPEMIKEVLDVMKDLARGGMTMLVVTHEMGFAREVADRILFFDAGQIVEDTTPEAFYTNPQHERAKAFLGKILGH, from the coding sequence ATGACCCAGCTCAGCACCAGCACCCAGCCCACCAGCACGAGTGCCCCGGCGGCGGGGCCCATCATCGTCGCGCAGGACGTGCAGAAACACTTCGGGAACTTCCACGCCCTGCGCGGGGTGAGCATGAGTGTCCGGCCCGGCGAGGTCGTCGTCATCATCGGGCCCTCGGGCAGCGGCAAGAGCACCTTCATCCGCACGATCAACGCCCTCGACCCCCACGACGGCGGGAGCATCACGGTGGACGGCATTCCCCTTCAGGGCGCCCGCAACCTCGACGCCATCCGCCGCGAGGTGGGGATGGTCTTCCAGTCCTTCAACCTCTTCCCGCACCTCACCGTGCTGGAGAACATCACCCTCGCCCCCATCCGCGTGCGGAAGACTAGCAAGGCCGAGGCCGAGAAACGGGGGCTGGAACTCCTGCGGCGCGTCGGGATCGAGGAGCAGGCGCACAAGTACCCGGCGCAGCTTTCGGGCGGGCAGCAGCAGCGCGTCGCCATCGCACGCGCCCTGGCGATGGACCCCAAGGTGATGCTCTTCGACGAGCCGACCTCGGCCCTCGACCCCGAGATGATCAAGGAGGTGCTCGACGTGATGAAAGACCTCGCGCGGGGCGGCATGACCATGCTCGTCGTCACGCACGAGATGGGCTTCGCGCGGGAGGTGGCTGACCGCATCCTCTTCTTCGACGCGGGCCAGATCGTGGAGGACACGACCCCGGAAGCCTTCTACACCAACCCCCAGCACGAACGCGCGAAGGCGTTCCTGGGCAAGATTCTGGGGCACTGA
- a CDS encoding TIGR00282 family metallophosphoesterase, with the protein MLRVLFVGDVYGAPGRRVLGAHLPVLRHRFDFVVVNGENAAGGFGLHREAADGILRAGAGCITLGNHAWHHKDVFSLMLDEERYPIVRPLNYTDPGTPGVGWRSFDVRAADGTTERLTVVNLLGRVFMEAVANPFRAMDELLERPDLGNVFVDFHAEATSEKAALAWHLDGRVAAVIGTHTHVPTADTRVLSGGTAFQTDAGFTGPRDSVIGAAPGGPIAKFLTERPHRFGVAEGPAELNGVIVQMAGGRALGVDRYRYVEGEDDGHSQ; encoded by the coding sequence ATGTTGCGGGTGCTGTTCGTGGGGGACGTGTACGGGGCGCCCGGGCGCCGGGTGCTGGGGGCGCACCTGCCGGTTCTCCGGCACCGCTTCGACTTCGTGGTCGTGAACGGCGAGAACGCGGCGGGGGGCTTCGGGCTTCACCGGGAGGCGGCCGACGGCATCTTGCGGGCGGGGGCAGGCTGCATCACCCTCGGCAATCACGCCTGGCACCACAAGGACGTGTTTTCGCTGATGCTCGACGAGGAGCGGTACCCCATCGTCCGGCCCCTGAACTACACCGACCCCGGCACGCCCGGCGTGGGCTGGCGCAGTTTCGACGTGCGGGCGGCGGACGGCACCACCGAGCGCCTGACGGTCGTGAACCTGCTGGGGCGGGTCTTTATGGAGGCGGTGGCGAACCCCTTCCGGGCGATGGACGAGCTGCTGGAGCGGCCGGACCTCGGCAACGTGTTCGTGGACTTCCATGCCGAGGCCACGAGCGAGAAGGCCGCGCTCGCCTGGCACCTCGACGGGCGGGTGGCCGCCGTGATCGGCACGCACACCCACGTCCCTACCGCCGACACCCGCGTCCTGTCCGGCGGGACGGCCTTCCAGACGGACGCGGGGTTCACCGGGCCGAGGGACAGCGTGATCGGCGCGGCGCCCGGGGGACCGATAGCGAAGTTTCTGACCGAGCGGCCGCACCGCTTCGGGGTGGCGGAGGGGCCAGCCGAGCTGAACGGGGTGATTGTCCAGATGGCGGGGGGGCGGGCCCTCGGGGTGGACCGTTACCGTTACGTGGAGGGGGAAGACGATGGGCATTCGCAGTGA
- a CDS encoding protein-methionine-sulfoxide reductase heme-binding subunit MsrQ, whose product MLLDAWTGALGANPVQRALHQTGLLALVLLILSLACTPLRLVFRWTWTARIRRALGLLAFGYAALHFLIYLFDQGFVPGTILTDVLERPFITVGFTALLLLVPLALTSRADSVRRLGFARWQRLHQLVYVSVSLAALHYWWGVKKDHTAPLMYALVIAALFAVRVVWKRRQPVRGRATQPGD is encoded by the coding sequence ATGCTGCTCGACGCCTGGACGGGGGCGCTCGGCGCGAATCCGGTGCAACGCGCCCTGCACCAGACCGGCCTCCTCGCCCTCGTGCTGCTGATCCTCTCGCTCGCCTGCACGCCGTTGAGGCTCGTGTTCCGGTGGACGTGGACCGCCCGCATCCGCCGGGCACTCGGCCTGCTCGCCTTCGGGTATGCGGCCCTGCACTTCCTGATCTACCTGTTCGACCAGGGGTTCGTGCCGGGAACCATCCTCACCGACGTGCTGGAGCGGCCCTTCATCACCGTCGGCTTCACGGCGCTCCTGCTCCTCGTGCCGCTGGCGCTGACGAGCCGGGCGGACTCGGTGCGGCGGCTGGGATTTGCCCGCTGGCAACGGCTGCACCAACTCGTCTACGTGTCGGTCAGCCTCGCCGCCCTGCACTACTGGTGGGGGGTCAAGAAAGACCACACCGCCCCGCTGATGTACGCCCTGGTGATCGCGGCGCTGTTCGCGGTGCGGGTGGTCTGGAAGCGGCGGCAGCCTGTTCGGGGGCGGGCCACACAGCCGGGCGACTGA
- the msrP gene encoding protein-methionine-sulfoxide reductase catalytic subunit MsrP — MTILPPERDPEGQRPPATTETPSRPHPTRREFLRHAALFTGTVAALGGGLTLLTRRPGAVDTTPGENLVWRPDRPLGPYDTTEAVTPYREATTYNNFYEFGLGKDDPVRLAGSLRTRPWTVSIDGEVRKPQTVDLGTLQSWFPLEDRIYRMRCVEGWSMVMPWLGFPLAALLRRVEPTGQAKYVQFTALHDPEQFPGQRSDVLDWPYVEGLRLDEAMHPLTLMAVGLQGRVLLPQNGAPLRLVVPWKYGFKSIKSVVRITLTREQPRTTWSAAAPDEYGFYANVNPAVDHPRWSQASERRIGELGRRPTLPFNGYAEEVAHLYAGMDLRQFF, encoded by the coding sequence ATGACCATCCTTCCCCCCGAACGTGACCCCGAGGGCCAGCGCCCCCCGGCGACGACCGAAACCCCGTCCCGCCCCCACCCCACCCGCCGCGAGTTCCTGCGCCACGCCGCCCTCTTCACCGGCACGGTGGCGGCGCTCGGCGGCGGCCTGACCCTGCTCACCCGCCGTCCCGGGGCGGTGGACACCACGCCGGGCGAGAACCTCGTGTGGCGCCCCGACCGTCCCCTCGGCCCCTACGACACGACCGAGGCGGTCACGCCCTACCGGGAGGCCACGACCTACAACAACTTCTACGAGTTCGGCCTCGGCAAGGACGACCCCGTCCGCCTCGCCGGGAGCCTGCGCACGCGCCCGTGGACGGTGAGCATCGACGGCGAGGTCCGCAAGCCGCAGACGGTGGACCTCGGCACCCTCCAGTCGTGGTTCCCTCTCGAAGACCGCATCTACCGGATGCGCTGCGTGGAGGGTTGGTCGATGGTGATGCCGTGGCTGGGCTTCCCGCTCGCCGCCCTGTTGAGGCGGGTGGAGCCAACCGGGCAGGCGAAATACGTCCAGTTCACGGCCCTGCACGACCCGGAGCAGTTTCCGGGCCAGCGTTCGGACGTGCTCGACTGGCCCTACGTGGAGGGGCTGCGGCTCGACGAGGCGATGCACCCCCTCACCCTGATGGCGGTGGGGCTCCAGGGGCGGGTCCTGCTCCCCCAGAACGGGGCGCCGCTGCGGCTCGTCGTGCCGTGGAAGTACGGCTTCAAGAGCATCAAGTCAGTCGTGAGGATCACCCTGACCCGCGAGCAGCCGCGCACGACCTGGAGCGCGGCCGCGCCCGACGAGTACGGCTTCTACGCGAACGTGAACCCGGCGGTCGATCACCCCCGCTGGAGCCAGGCCAGCGAGCGCCGCATCGGGGAACTGGGGCGCCGCCCGACCCTGCCCTTCAACGGCTACGCGGAGGAAGTCGCCCACCTGTACGCGGGGATGGACCTGAGGCAGTTCTTTTGA
- a CDS encoding alpha-amylase family glycosyl hydrolase, whose product MRRLPLFGALLASLAGAQTSSPALPSWEGQIIYQVMPDRFADGNASNNAGVDRSDPRAWHGGDLAGLTAKVPYIRGLGATAVWLTPIYRQQAVNSFDTAPYHGYWPADFRDVDPHFGTLADFGALVTAARGAGLRVVLDQVINHYGYAAEAVKQHPTWFNGQAECDKTTNKDVDCPLAGLPDLKQSSPEVRDLLLGNADFWRARGVNAFRYDAIRHVERPFLKDLLARDRAAGTWTLGEWYGADTGTVAEWQREGFDSLFLFSLQEAMQKSLMGGQGLTQVANVLSRQGELVRPGEVALFLDNHDLPRFAQGSLFEDEGQARTRYGLRALMTLKGVPVIWQGTEIAMRGGNDPDNRRDMRFENEWTPGEKAVYGAARDAIAVRKASRALSVGAQTLLSVPGALQDDLLLLTREVDGERVLAAWHGGRERKTYSVRLSTLGLTAADGAVTRGLYAGQDAKMSVGGGWLHLSLPGKDAAVFGLK is encoded by the coding sequence ATGCGCCGCCTTCCCCTGTTCGGCGCGCTCCTGGCCTCCCTGGCGGGCGCGCAGACCTCCTCTCCGGCCCTGCCCTCCTGGGAGGGACAGATCATCTATCAGGTCATGCCCGACCGCTTCGCCGACGGAAATGCGTCGAACAACGCGGGCGTGGACCGCAGCGACCCCCGCGCCTGGCACGGCGGGGACCTCGCGGGGCTGACGGCGAAAGTGCCCTACATCCGGGGGCTCGGGGCGACCGCCGTCTGGCTCACGCCGATCTACCGGCAGCAGGCGGTCAACTCCTTCGACACCGCGCCGTACCACGGCTACTGGCCCGCCGACTTCCGGGACGTGGACCCGCACTTCGGGACCCTGGCCGACTTCGGCGCCCTCGTGACGGCGGCCAGGGGGGCGGGGCTGCGGGTGGTGCTCGATCAGGTGATCAACCACTACGGGTACGCGGCGGAGGCGGTGAAACAACACCCGACCTGGTTCAACGGGCAGGCCGAGTGCGACAAGACGACCAATAAGGACGTGGACTGTCCCCTCGCCGGGCTCCCCGACCTCAAGCAGTCGAGTCCCGAGGTGCGCGACCTCCTCCTCGGGAACGCGGACTTCTGGCGGGCGCGCGGGGTGAACGCCTTCCGGTACGACGCGATCCGGCACGTGGAGCGGCCCTTCCTGAAAGACCTCCTCGCCCGCGACCGCGCCGCCGGAACGTGGACGCTGGGCGAGTGGTACGGCGCCGACACGGGCACGGTGGCCGAGTGGCAGCGGGAGGGCTTCGACAGCCTGTTCCTCTTCAGCCTGCAAGAGGCGATGCAAAAGAGCCTGATGGGCGGGCAGGGCCTGACCCAGGTGGCGAACGTGCTCTCCCGGCAGGGCGAACTCGTGCGGCCCGGCGAGGTGGCGCTCTTCCTCGACAACCACGACCTTCCCCGCTTCGCGCAGGGCTCCCTCTTCGAGGACGAGGGGCAGGCCCGCACCCGCTACGGCCTGCGGGCGCTGATGACGCTCAAGGGGGTGCCCGTGATCTGGCAGGGCACCGAGATAGCCATGCGCGGCGGCAACGATCCCGACAACCGCCGTGACATGCGCTTCGAGAACGAGTGGACGCCCGGGGAAAAGGCCGTGTACGGCGCCGCGCGGGACGCCATCGCCGTTCGCAAGGCGAGCCGCGCGCTGAGTGTGGGGGCCCAGACCCTCCTGTCTGTGCCGGGCGCCCTGCAAGACGACCTCCTGCTCCTCACCCGCGAGGTGGACGGGGAGCGGGTGCTGGCGGCGTGGCACGGGGGCAGGGAGCGGAAGACCTACAGCGTGCGACTGAGTACTCTCGGGCTCACGGCGGCGGACGGGGCCGTCACGCGCGGCCTCTACGCGGGACAGGACGCGAAGATGAGCGTGGGCGGTGGGTGGCTGCACCTCAGCCTGCCGGGGAAGGACGCGGCGGTGTTCGGGCTGAAGTAG